One genomic region from Haloprofundus salinisoli encodes:
- a CDS encoding CPBP family intramembrane glutamic endopeptidase, whose product MSSTSPTTSSTTVSDEPGGGRSSTRGRVVALLVAVGLLVASFVVGTIASAAVIVPLLFLGLGVTSAAVLVLGTIPQQLAFAGIGALYARRRLASLPIRRPDSEELRFVVGATIAAVALASGLSYALTLTDLEPVESVIGEVAQLEPLVLLALAALSIVLVAPAEELLFRGAIQGRLRTAYGPVAGVGLASAIFASIHVFNYVGSPVAVVAATGVIFVTGSILGIAYERTGNLAVPILIHAAYNTTLFAIAYVQLVAL is encoded by the coding sequence ATGTCCTCCACGTCCCCGACAACGTCCTCCACCACTGTTTCCGACGAACCGGGCGGCGGACGCTCGTCCACCCGCGGACGCGTCGTCGCGTTACTCGTCGCCGTCGGCCTCCTCGTCGCCAGTTTCGTCGTCGGAACTATCGCCAGCGCCGCGGTCATCGTCCCGCTGCTGTTCCTCGGGCTCGGCGTCACCTCGGCCGCCGTCCTCGTTCTCGGGACGATTCCGCAGCAGTTGGCGTTCGCGGGTATCGGCGCGTTGTACGCGCGCCGCCGGCTCGCCTCGCTGCCGATTCGGAGACCCGACAGCGAGGAACTTCGGTTCGTCGTCGGCGCGACCATCGCCGCCGTCGCGTTGGCGTCGGGACTCTCGTACGCGCTGACGCTCACGGACCTCGAACCCGTCGAGAGCGTCATCGGCGAAGTCGCCCAGCTGGAACCGCTAGTGCTGCTCGCGCTCGCCGCGCTCTCCATCGTCCTCGTCGCGCCCGCCGAGGAACTGCTGTTTCGGGGGGCGATTCAGGGACGCCTCCGAACCGCCTACGGTCCGGTCGCGGGCGTCGGACTCGCCAGCGCCATCTTCGCGTCGATACACGTGTTCAACTACGTCGGAAGCCCCGTCGCCGTCGTCGCCGCGACGGGCGTCATCTTCGTCACCGGGTCGATACTCGGCATCGCCTACGAGCGAACCGGCAACCTCGCGGTGCCGATACTGATTCACGCCGCCTACAACACGACGCTTTTCGCCATCGCGTACGTCCAACTCGTCGCGCTCTGA
- a CDS encoding arsinothricin resistance N-acetyltransferase ArsN1 family B has protein sequence MLRPATPDDADDVRRIYEPFVRDTAVSFETTPPTGAEMRERIASTLESRPWLVYERGGRVFGYAYAGSHRKRDAYQWSVDSSVYVADEVHRHGVARGLYTALFGILEAQGYVNVYAGTTLPNPASVGFHRAMGFDPVGIYENAGFKRGEWHDVQWFARALCPHPEDPDPPASLADVRDTSPFEEALAAGESKIDR, from the coding sequence ATGCTACGCCCGGCCACACCCGACGACGCCGACGACGTTCGGCGGATATACGAACCGTTCGTCCGCGACACCGCCGTCTCCTTCGAGACGACGCCGCCGACGGGGGCGGAGATGCGAGAGCGAATCGCGTCGACGCTCGAATCGCGCCCGTGGTTGGTGTACGAGCGTGGGGGACGCGTCTTCGGCTACGCCTACGCCGGGTCGCACCGAAAGCGCGATGCCTACCAGTGGTCGGTGGATTCGTCAGTGTACGTCGCTGACGAGGTACACCGTCACGGCGTCGCGCGCGGCCTCTACACCGCTCTCTTCGGAATTCTCGAAGCGCAGGGGTACGTGAACGTCTACGCCGGGACGACGCTGCCGAACCCCGCGAGCGTCGGCTTTCACCGCGCGATGGGCTTCGACCCCGTCGGCATCTACGAGAACGCCGGCTTCAAACGCGGCGAGTGGCACGACGTGCAGTGGTTCGCCCGCGCGCTTTGTCCGCACCCCGAGGACCCCGACCCGCCCGCGTCGCTGGCCGACGTGCGCGATACGTCTCCTTTCGAGGAGGCGCTCGCCGCCGGAGAATCGAAGATAGATCGCTGA
- a CDS encoding 3-dehydroquinate synthase II: MTRSVWLKADDTVGDWEVRKQRITTGLEAGVDWVLVDETDVARVRQLGDVKVAAFRDDADVHVADAEDEERETAEADAYIVGKDGEGDGTVDLPSDFSGSADLTTLRHSDNRAQGAYVRIRGKEYETFAEQAARDADHTLVVGEDWQIIPLENLIARIGDQTELVAGVTSAEEARAAFETLEHGADGVLLDSDNPDEIRETVEVRDATEREQLDLRWAEVVSVERVGMADRVCVDTGSLLEHDEGMLVGSMSRGLFFVHAETAESPYVASRPFRVNAGAVHAYVRTPDGGTKYLSELKSGDEVQVVDTEGRTREVIVGRVKIEKRPMFRVEIDVEGDHVETLLQNAETIKVPTSDGRKAVTDLEAGDELLLYYEQVARHFGEAVEESIIEK, translated from the coding sequence ATGACACGGAGCGTCTGGTTGAAGGCCGACGACACGGTCGGCGACTGGGAGGTTCGAAAGCAGCGAATCACGACGGGACTCGAAGCGGGCGTCGACTGGGTGCTCGTCGACGAGACGGACGTGGCGCGCGTCCGCCAACTCGGCGACGTGAAGGTCGCGGCGTTCCGCGACGACGCCGACGTGCACGTCGCCGACGCCGAAGACGAGGAGCGCGAGACCGCCGAGGCCGACGCCTACATCGTCGGGAAGGACGGCGAGGGCGACGGCACCGTCGACCTCCCCTCGGACTTCTCGGGGTCGGCGGACCTCACGACGCTCCGACACAGCGACAACCGAGCGCAGGGCGCGTACGTCCGCATCCGGGGCAAGGAGTACGAGACGTTCGCCGAACAGGCCGCCCGCGACGCCGACCACACGCTCGTCGTCGGCGAAGACTGGCAGATAATCCCGCTCGAAAATCTCATCGCGCGCATCGGCGACCAGACCGAACTCGTCGCGGGCGTCACCTCCGCCGAGGAGGCGCGCGCCGCCTTCGAGACGCTCGAACACGGTGCCGACGGCGTCCTTCTCGACTCGGACAACCCCGACGAGATTCGAGAGACCGTCGAAGTGCGCGACGCCACCGAGCGCGAGCAGCTCGACCTCCGGTGGGCCGAAGTCGTCTCCGTCGAACGCGTCGGGATGGCCGACCGCGTCTGCGTCGACACCGGGAGCCTCCTCGAACACGACGAGGGGATGCTCGTCGGGTCGATGTCCCGCGGCCTCTTTTTCGTCCACGCCGAGACCGCCGAGTCGCCGTACGTCGCCTCCCGGCCGTTCCGCGTCAACGCCGGGGCGGTCCACGCCTACGTCCGCACGCCCGACGGCGGGACGAAGTACCTCTCGGAGCTGAAGAGCGGCGACGAGGTGCAGGTCGTCGACACCGAGGGTCGAACGCGCGAAGTCATCGTCGGACGCGTCAAAATCGAGAAGCGGCCGATGTTCCGCGTGGAAATCGACGTCGAGGGAGACCACGTGGAGACGCTGCTGCAGAACGCCGAAACCATCAAAGTCCCCACGAGCGACGGTCGAAAGGCCGTCACCGACCTCGAAGCGGGCGACGAACTGCTGCTCTACTACGAGCAGGTGGCCCGACACTTCGGCGAGGCCGTCGAAGAAAGCATCATCGAGAAGTAG
- a CDS encoding YqaA family protein, which produces MERAVEHATGWFGLVIIFVYSFLIAFALPGVSEVVLAAPLNLGLDYAGRMTVIILVSATGKAAGSVFAFHIGQEAKESGLIMRWLSRLPVDVVAWSEKQTMNIARKWGYGGLALALCVPFFPDTLSIYAFSILEEDYVKFAAATFVGSAGRLLITLALIHGAVTLL; this is translated from the coding sequence ATGGAGCGCGCAGTCGAACACGCCACCGGGTGGTTCGGCCTCGTCATCATCTTCGTCTACTCGTTTCTCATCGCGTTCGCGCTGCCGGGCGTGAGCGAAGTCGTCCTCGCCGCGCCGCTGAACCTCGGTCTCGACTACGCCGGACGGATGACGGTCATCATCCTCGTCAGCGCCACGGGGAAAGCCGCCGGGAGCGTCTTCGCGTTCCACATTGGCCAGGAGGCGAAAGAGTCGGGTCTCATCATGCGGTGGCTCTCGCGTCTCCCGGTCGACGTCGTCGCCTGGTCCGAGAAACAGACGATGAACATCGCCCGCAAGTGGGGGTACGGCGGTCTCGCGCTCGCGCTCTGCGTCCCCTTCTTCCCGGACACGCTCTCGATATACGCCTTCTCGATACTGGAGGAGGATTACGTGAAGTTCGCGGCGGCGACGTTCGTCGGCAGCGCCGGGCGACTGCTCATCACGCTGGCGCTCATCCACGGTGCCGTCACGTTGCTGTGA
- the mfnA gene encoding tyrosine decarboxylase MfnA, which translates to MQRAVPQEFDRVLSSMCTDPHPAAREAAVRFLATNPGDPATYQSISELEAEVVAALGELAGLPDARGYVASGGTEANIQAVRAARNRARDEWVTAPETPNVVAPESVHFSFQKAADVLGVELRTVPVDGDYRADLSAVRASVDSETVLVVGVAGTTEYGRVDPIPELAAVAHDAGGDRPFLHVDAAWGGFALPFTDHRWSFAHADVDTMTVDPHKMGQAVVPAGGFLARDSATLDALAVDTPYLESTSQATLTGTRSGAGVAGAAAALDSLWPDGYREQFEESMADAEWLADALADRGFTVVDPELPLLACEIPDSLFEALRDAGWRISRTAAGELRVVCMPHVTREMLRRFVDDVDSLSK; encoded by the coding sequence ATGCAGCGCGCCGTCCCGCAGGAGTTCGACCGAGTACTCTCCTCGATGTGTACGGATCCCCATCCTGCCGCGCGCGAGGCGGCGGTGCGCTTTCTCGCGACCAACCCCGGTGACCCGGCGACCTACCAGTCGATCTCCGAGTTAGAGGCGGAGGTGGTCGCCGCACTCGGCGAGTTAGCCGGCCTCCCCGACGCCCGCGGCTACGTCGCAAGCGGCGGCACTGAGGCCAACATCCAGGCGGTTCGGGCGGCGCGAAACCGCGCCCGCGACGAGTGGGTAACCGCTCCGGAGACGCCGAACGTCGTCGCCCCCGAGAGCGTCCACTTCAGTTTCCAGAAGGCCGCCGACGTGCTCGGCGTCGAGCTCCGGACCGTCCCCGTCGACGGCGACTACCGCGCGGACCTCTCGGCGGTCCGCGCGAGCGTCGACTCGGAGACGGTTCTCGTCGTCGGCGTCGCCGGAACGACCGAGTACGGCCGCGTCGACCCGATTCCCGAACTCGCGGCTGTCGCCCACGACGCCGGCGGCGACCGGCCGTTCCTCCACGTCGACGCCGCGTGGGGCGGCTTTGCGCTCCCCTTCACCGACCACCGTTGGAGTTTCGCGCACGCCGATGTAGACACGATGACCGTCGACCCGCACAAGATGGGACAGGCGGTCGTTCCGGCGGGCGGGTTTCTCGCCAGAGACTCAGCGACGCTCGACGCGCTGGCGGTCGACACGCCGTATCTCGAATCGACGTCGCAGGCGACGCTCACCGGGACGCGTAGCGGCGCGGGCGTCGCCGGGGCCGCCGCGGCGCTCGACTCACTGTGGCCCGACGGCTACCGCGAGCAGTTCGAGGAGTCGATGGCCGACGCGGAGTGGCTGGCGGACGCACTCGCCGACCGCGGGTTTACCGTCGTCGACCCGGAACTCCCGCTCCTCGCCTGCGAGATTCCGGACTCGCTGTTCGAGGCGCTCCGCGACGCCGGGTGGCGCATCTCCCGGACGGCGGCGGGCGAACTTCGGGTCGTCTGTATGCCCCACGTGACCCGCGAGATGCTCCGTCGGTTCGTCGACGACGTCGATTCGCTCTCGAAGTAG
- the ppsA gene encoding phosphoenolpyruvate synthase — translation MAVLWLDDVRAADIDTVGGKGASLGELTSAGLPVPPGFVVTAETYRTFIEEAEIDEELFEAMDIDPEDSKALAAAHERAHELITGTELPEDVREEILEAYRSVGDGEAFVAVRSSATAEDLPDASFAGQQETFLNVREEQLVERVKECWASLFSQRAIYYRTRQGFSHDKVDIAVVVQRMVDAEKSGVMFTSHPSTGEPRIIIEAAWGLGEAVVSGSVSPDNYVVDRETANVEEETLADKKLMMVKDSETGETSTVDVPDEKRTARVLSDDEIERLVELGCEVEEHYETPQDVEWAIYEGEVYMLQSRPITTISEADNGVEVAADGDGVDATTLSSNGNSGKSKSASSDGDTLLQGLGASPGIVSGEARIVTKLDQLDKVSDGDIIVTEMTMPDMVPAMKRAAGIVTDEGGMTSHAAIISRELGVPAVVGTGSATRELSDGQLVTIDGDKGTIQEGQRTKKEEEHEPVEEVRPKTPVKPMTATEVKVNVSIPEAAERAAATGADGVGLLRIEHMVLSLGKTPQKYIEDNSEKAYVDELVEGIRTVADEFYPRAVRVRTLDAPTDEFRQLEGGDGEPKEHNPMLGYRGIRRSLDSPDVFGHELEAFRRLWEMGYDNVELMLPLVNDAEDVYHATKLMREAGIDTEKRTWGVMIETPASALSIRELAEAGIDFASFGTNDLTQYTLAVDRNNENVADRFDELHPAVLELLGSTIETCRELGVKTSICGQAGSKPQMVQFLVNKGITSISANIDAVRDVQHEVKRVEQKLMLDSVR, via the coding sequence ATGGCTGTACTTTGGCTGGATGACGTACGCGCCGCCGACATCGATACGGTCGGCGGCAAAGGGGCCTCGCTCGGCGAACTCACGTCCGCGGGGCTTCCTGTCCCGCCGGGCTTCGTCGTGACCGCAGAGACCTACCGCACCTTCATCGAGGAGGCGGAAATCGACGAGGAACTGTTCGAGGCGATGGATATCGACCCCGAAGATTCGAAGGCGCTCGCCGCCGCCCACGAGCGGGCCCACGAACTCATCACGGGGACGGAGCTCCCCGAAGACGTGCGCGAGGAGATTCTGGAGGCGTACCGCTCCGTCGGCGACGGCGAAGCGTTCGTCGCGGTCCGGTCGTCGGCCACCGCCGAGGACCTGCCGGACGCCTCCTTCGCCGGCCAGCAGGAGACGTTCCTCAACGTCCGCGAGGAGCAACTCGTCGAGCGCGTCAAGGAGTGCTGGGCGTCGTTGTTCTCCCAGCGCGCCATCTACTACCGGACGCGGCAGGGCTTCTCGCACGACAAGGTCGACATCGCCGTCGTCGTTCAGCGGATGGTCGACGCAGAGAAGAGCGGCGTGATGTTCACGTCGCACCCGTCGACGGGCGAACCGCGCATCATCATCGAGGCGGCGTGGGGTCTCGGCGAGGCCGTCGTCTCGGGGTCGGTGTCGCCCGACAACTACGTCGTCGACCGCGAGACCGCGAACGTCGAGGAGGAGACGCTCGCGGACAAGAAGCTGATGATGGTCAAGGACTCGGAGACGGGCGAGACGTCGACGGTGGACGTCCCCGACGAGAAGCGCACCGCCCGCGTGCTCTCCGACGACGAGATCGAGCGACTCGTCGAACTCGGCTGTGAGGTCGAAGAGCACTACGAGACCCCGCAGGACGTGGAGTGGGCCATCTACGAGGGAGAGGTGTACATGCTCCAGTCGCGGCCCATCACGACGATATCGGAAGCCGACAACGGCGTCGAGGTGGCCGCCGACGGCGACGGTGTCGACGCGACGACGCTCTCTTCGAACGGCAACAGCGGCAAGAGCAAGTCGGCGTCGTCGGATGGAGACACGCTCCTTCAGGGTCTGGGCGCGAGTCCCGGTATCGTCTCGGGCGAAGCACGCATCGTCACCAAACTCGACCAGCTCGACAAAGTGTCGGACGGCGACATCATCGTCACCGAGATGACGATGCCCGACATGGTGCCGGCGATGAAGCGCGCCGCCGGCATCGTCACCGACGAGGGCGGGATGACGAGCCACGCCGCCATCATCTCCCGGGAACTCGGCGTTCCGGCCGTCGTCGGCACCGGCAGCGCGACTCGGGAGCTCTCGGACGGCCAACTCGTCACCATCGACGGCGACAAGGGGACGATTCAGGAGGGCCAACGGACGAAAAAGGAGGAGGAACACGAACCCGTCGAGGAGGTGCGGCCGAAGACGCCGGTCAAGCCGATGACCGCGACGGAGGTGAAGGTGAACGTCTCCATCCCCGAGGCCGCAGAGCGCGCCGCGGCGACAGGCGCTGACGGCGTCGGCCTGCTCCGCATCGAGCACATGGTGTTGTCGCTCGGCAAGACGCCCCAGAAGTACATCGAAGACAACAGCGAGAAGGCGTACGTCGACGAGCTCGTCGAGGGTATCCGAACGGTCGCCGACGAGTTCTATCCGCGTGCGGTCCGCGTCCGCACGCTCGACGCGCCGACCGACGAGTTCCGCCAACTGGAGGGCGGCGACGGCGAACCGAAGGAGCACAACCCGATGCTCGGCTACCGGGGCATCCGCCGCAGTCTCGATTCGCCCGACGTGTTCGGCCACGAACTGGAGGCGTTCCGCCGCCTCTGGGAGATGGGCTACGACAACGTCGAACTGATGCTCCCGCTGGTCAACGACGCCGAGGACGTCTACCACGCGACGAAACTCATGCGCGAGGCGGGCATCGACACCGAGAAGCGGACGTGGGGCGTGATGATAGAGACGCCCGCCAGCGCCCTCTCGATTCGGGAACTCGCGGAGGCGGGCATCGACTTCGCCTCCTTCGGGACGAACGACCTCACCCAGTACACCCTCGCGGTCGACCGCAACAACGAGAACGTCGCCGACCGGTTCGACGAACTCCACCCGGCTGTACTGGAACTTCTCGGGTCGACCATCGAGACGTGCCGCGAACTCGGCGTGAAGACGAGCATCTGCGGACAGGCCGGGTCGAAACCGCAGATGGTCCAGTTCCTCGTGAACAAGGGAATCACGTCCATCAGCGCGAACATCGACGCGGTGCGCGACGTCCAACACGAGGTCAAGCGCGTCGAGCAGAAACTGATGCTCGACTCGGTTCGCTGA
- a CDS encoding DUF4013 domain-containing protein: protein MLEDSLSYPTKGDGAIARLLIGGVLMFFSWLLVPVFLVSGYLVRAAAAVSYGDEDPPAFEDWGGLLVDGLKATAVAVAYSFVPVAIVAVMLLVVLGGGSAGGNAGGLLAGVGMLGMLLVLPAALVVTYLLPAALINFAREGSLSAAFDFSTLKPVLLSQQYIVATVLVFVVSVVGGAVLSFLSMFLVGILLAPFYYFWLGLAGQFMFGRAFAEVANTRDGATPTAAPVADD from the coding sequence ATGCTCGAAGACTCACTCTCGTACCCGACGAAAGGTGACGGTGCAATCGCGCGACTACTCATCGGCGGCGTGCTGATGTTCTTCAGTTGGCTCCTCGTCCCGGTGTTTCTCGTCTCCGGCTACCTCGTCCGCGCCGCCGCGGCGGTGTCGTACGGCGACGAGGACCCGCCGGCGTTCGAAGACTGGGGCGGCCTGCTCGTCGACGGGCTGAAAGCGACAGCCGTCGCCGTCGCGTACAGTTTCGTCCCTGTCGCTATCGTCGCCGTGATGTTGCTCGTCGTCCTCGGCGGCGGTTCCGCCGGCGGCAACGCCGGAGGCCTCCTCGCCGGCGTGGGGATGCTGGGAATGCTCTTGGTGCTGCCGGCGGCGCTCGTCGTCACCTACCTGCTGCCCGCGGCGCTCATCAACTTCGCGCGGGAGGGCTCGCTCAGTGCCGCGTTCGACTTCTCGACGCTGAAGCCAGTGTTGCTCAGCCAGCAGTACATCGTCGCGACGGTGCTGGTGTTCGTCGTCTCCGTCGTCGGCGGGGCGGTTCTGAGCTTCCTCAGCATGTTCCTCGTCGGCATCCTGCTCGCGCCGTTCTACTACTTCTGGCTCGGTCTCGCCGGCCAGTTCATGTTCGGACGCGCCTTCGCCGAGGTCGCGAACACTCGCGACGGGGCGACCCCGACGGCAGCGCCAGTCGCAGACGACTGA